gatatctaggtcaggtttgaaactgggtcacataccttaaaaaactaggtcagtaggtctaaaaatagaaaaaccttgtgacctctctagaggccatatatttcacaagatcttcatgaaaattggtcagattgttcatcttgatgatatctaggtcaagttcgaaactgggtcacatgccttaaaaacaaggtcagtaggtctaaaaatagaaaaccttgtgacctctctagaggccatatatttcacaagatcttcattaaaattggtcagaatgttcaccttgatgatatctaggtcaagttcaaaactgggtcacgtgcggtcaaaaactaggtcagtaggtcaaataatagaaaaaccttgtgacctctctaaaggccatatttttcatgggatctgtatgaaaattggtctgaatgttcgtcttgatgatatctaggccaagttcgaaactgggtcacgtgccgtcaaaaactaggtcagtaggtctaaaaatagaaaaaccttgtgacctctctagaggccatatatttcatgagattttcatgaaaattggtcacaatgttcaccttgatgatatctaggtcaagtttgaaagtggatcacatgccatcaaaaactaggtcagtaggtcaaataatagaaaaaccttgtgacctctctagaggccatattttttatgggatctgtatgaaagttggtctgaatgttcatcttgacgatatctaggtcaagttcgaaagtgggtcacgtgccttcaaaaactaggtcagtaggtcaaatgatagaaaaaccttgtgacctctctaaaggccatatttttcatgggatctgtatgaaaattggtctgaatgttcatcttgatgatatctaggtcaagttcgaaacagggtcatgtgcggtcaaaaactaggtcagtaggtctaaaaatagaaaaaccttgtgacctctctagaggccatacttgtgaatggatctccataaaatttggtcagaatgttcatcttgatgatatctaggtgaaatttgaaactgggtcacgtgccttaaaaaactaggtcagtaggtcaaataataaaaaaaaacttgtgacctctctagaggccatacttttcatgggatctgtatgaaagttggtctgaatgttcatcttgatgatatctaggtcaagtttgaaactgggtcacgtgcggtcaaaaactaggccagtaggtataaaaatagaaaaaccttgtgacctctctagaggccatatttttcatgagatcttcatgaaaattagtgagaatgttcaccttgatgatatctaggtaaagttcaaaacagggtcacgtaccttcgaaccttcgaaaactaggtcaataggtcaaataatagaaaaaccttgtgacctctctagagaccatatttttcaatggatcttcatgaaaataggtcagaatttttatcttgataatatctaggtcaagttcaaaactgggtcacatgagctcaaaaactaggtcactatgtcaaataatagaaaaaacgacgtcatactcaaaactgggtcatgtgggaagaggtgagcgattcaggaccatcatggtcctcttgttttgtttcttctataatagtGGCTGTAacaggccccttcccctcagaaaatttctttaaataatgcagttttccccaaaaattgactttacatctgggttttttattcccctttgcccaaataccgagctattttttcccacaaatcacaggcctgggccccttcttGGTAAAAAAAAGCCTGTAATCTGTTGGAAACAGAAGTATGAAgagtttttttatgattttgatatggtcaACAAGAAATAGATTTTGAGTTCTTTCCTAGGTCTGTTGATGGCTGAATATTTGTTAGAAAACTTGTCAGAATATTGGAACAATTAAATTGCTATTAGTTGCCATCCCTAATAATTGGATTACTGTATCTATATATACAAAAAGAATAACAATATTAAGttgaaacattttactttccTTCTTCAGCCCATGGTCGTCTGATGTGTTTATAACTGGTGATTATAAGCTGCCAGCAGTCGAGGACAGCGATGAGGATGACAGTATATTGGACTTGTACAAAAGGTATTATCACTCATTCTCTGTAGTGTACTATTTGATTAGGCTTGTATCTTTGATACAATGGTTGTTATAATGtacaaatacctttaaatataccagcatacaaattttaaaaatgaataggTATATGAAGCTGATGTCATTTGACATTAGATATTAacttcttgtttttagctcgactttaccAAGTAatgtatggagagctgtcctacttgaccTCCACAtctgcaccttggttaaagttgatgcactttctctttatctagagctgtaattacttgatggatatATTTGTTtgccagcccgcccgcttagctcagtaggtaagagcgttggtctacggatcgcggggtcgcgagttcgatcctcgggcggggcgtatgttctccgtgactatttgataaacgacattgtgtctgaaatcattagtcctccacctctgataattcatgtggggaagttggcagttacttgcggagaacaggtttgtactggtacagaacccaggaacactggttaggttaactgtccgccgttacatgactgaaatactgttgaaaaacggcgttaaacccaaaacaaaacaaacaaatatttgtttgccATTCCgcaccacaaacccattcggcaggggataccaattcatctaACTTGCTTGTATgttaatacatttgacacagactcatctttaatacttaatacttttaaCACAGACTTAAGCTCTTGTCCAATATCTCCATCCACATTGGACTATTAATTGGGGTCATAAAAACTCAAGTTACAGCTCCatcttcctcagatgtgcccagtttcactatccaatagtcaagcatgctgtctcctTTGACAGTTCTTGTTAAATATGTGTTATAATATCAAAGTCAGATCTGGATATTACTGAatgatgaaaaatttaaaatggtaGTCATTGGTATActatattttataattatgtgcAGCAGATTTTAGATAATAGCAAAGGGGAACTTTTAATATCTTGACTTAATGTTTCATTTGCAAACgagttatttgtaaaatgttcGTTTCAGTACATATGAGGTAAATAATAACCAGTGGCATGTAGAGCGTGTGTCCGGATCATCTAGTATGACTGCTGGATCAGAGTGCAGTAGCGATGAGCTATACATTGATGGTGATGACGATGCTTTTGTGTTTGATATAGAGTCAGATGTCTATATGCAGGGACTAGAATCAAATCTAAACGACTTTATAGGTATCAAGTGTTTTATCTACAATTTCCATAATAGATTCAAGCAGCACATTTATGATAAACCGGTTCAAAAGTGCTTTGCATACAAACTGCAGCCACCCAAAGGCGTGAAATTTATCCTCCACCTGTGCAGATACATAACAGTCTGACTTTATTGACAGAGTGAAAGAAAAACCCCAGAGCAGAGAAAGTtttagatacaggcatgtccATCTAACATAGATTTAACTTTTTTTGCGCAGATAGTCTGGTTCTTTAAAGTGCGCAATGTAGAGCACTGATTCATACATATGCCGCCGTGCCTGGGAAGAACCAACGCTCAGCTTCTTCGTTGTGTGGGAGAGACACTCAGTAGCATttaagaaatttccagtgcccAATACATATAAATAGTAGAAATTGCATGATATTTCTTTATAGCCTTAATGGCTTAGCGGATAAGGTTGATGGCATAAAACATCTTGCCTCACGCTTCTGATTGGTTCTAGTCCAGCTTTGCAAATTGGTAGCTGGCTCGCAGACCTTGATTCAATACAGATTTGGGCCCAGTCTGAAATAATCCGCCATGAAAGAGTGATATTGAGGTATTTCTTCATGGCATCAATTATTATTTATACTTTTTAGCTCAATCAGTCTTGCTTACATTTCAGACTCCTCCTGTAATGTGAACTGGTcagatgatgatgacgatgatgatgatgattccAACAGCAGTATAGGTTCATCAGGTACCTGTTCTCCAGATAAAGACTGGTCTCCAACCTCAATTCCTGCGGCCTCTCAGGCGTTTACCTGTTCAACTATACAACCGTCCTCAAAATGCCAGTCACgaagattgaaaaatacaccATGCAAAAAATGGTAGGGAAaggtcattaaaatatatatagaaaaattgTATGATATATTATGGTAATCCATTGATATCATATAACAATAGGGCAGATTTACCCGGTACTGTAAAACCATGCACTTCCATCCATGGCATAAGATACGGAAGAGACAAAAATTGTGGATTGCCATTTGAGcaacaccatgagaaaatcaacatagtaatagtgcatttgcgaccagcatggatccagaccagcctgcatatctgcggtttctcaaattgcaataggctttgaaagggaacagcatggatccagaccagactgcgtgtATTGAGATTTTGTTTCTTAGATTTAAGAATTTTTGAAACCGTCAGAAGGCATGACTGACATGTTGTTGACTGTACTTGTTGAAATCTAAATCTACTAGTCTCGGATTAACAGACTACCTTTAGTTACGAACCCTGTTAAGTGCTGTCTGGTATTGTCATTACatgttttttagaaaatatgtacAAGGTACAAAGTTTATCAAGGTGATGCTTCTATCTAAACTGTTACATCTTGGTTTATTTTTtagttcaattttgaaattgaccattATCAAGGTTGCATTTTGAGAGTGATCTCAGAAAATCATATAAACCTTTCAGCAAGGTATTGCACATGggtaatgaaatattaaaattaagaGTCCTTCATATtctaaatttgaatatttaactTGTAGATTCTAGTTGTCTTTTGTTTTGATGGAATTAGATTATTTATCCAGATCAGAATTGAACAtgtcaaaacttttatttttcacttgtttATTGAAACAGGAGTCACATGACAAAGTCGCAGAAAGCAAAAACAGTTGATGAGTTATCACTTACAATCAGTAATGACCTTGGTCTACGAGAGCAGATGGAGATCATCAAAGTTATCAACCCTGCAGCAACTTTCAGTAAACAAACAACTCAATTTGTGATAGGTAGGTTGTCTGGATGCAATTTCACATTGTAATTGATGGTTTTTGTTAGATAAGGTTTTAGAAATACACTTACGGTAGCTCACGTTTTAAAGTCTTTCCTGCAAGTATCTTGTATGGCTGTGCCCTGTATGTGTTTATGTGCACTGTGAGATACATTTGGTCTTTGAATGTCACTCTATCTGTATATCTTCTGGATTCAAAGTTTTCATTGC
This Mercenaria mercenaria strain notata chromosome 17, MADL_Memer_1, whole genome shotgun sequence DNA region includes the following protein-coding sequences:
- the LOC123536811 gene encoding protein FAM199X-like, with protein sequence MLSDAPFTSPWSSDVFITGDYKLPAVEDSDEDDSILDLYKSTYEVNNNQWHVERVSGSSSMTAGSECSSDELYIDGDDDAFVFDIESDVYMQGLESNLNDFIDSSCNVNWSDDDDDDDDDSNSSIGSSGTCSPDKDWSPTSIPAASQAFTCSTIQPSSKCQSRRLKNTPCKKWSHMTKSQKAKTVDELSLTISNDLGLREQMEIIKVINPAATFSKQTTQFVIDLNTIDDIKLEKIQDIVNFHCVQSNDITDNHNSHSSNRKFSKKNKSQDRKPKVPKQRIQKEYRQKLKEKRSGLFVKEERLAVSETIMEEDIDILG